The following are encoded together in the bacterium genome:
- a CDS encoding MerR family transcriptional regulator, with the protein MPRRAKDERFTISVVAEMFDIHPQTLRMYEREGLIEPSRSSGKTRLYSRGDIERLEVILTLTREMGVNLAGVDVIMELREKLMAAMNRVGELEELLESDALRELRDQMEHATADMKALIPARGGHLIRLQRRKT; encoded by the coding sequence ATGCCCCGGCGGGCGAAAGATGAGCGTTTTACCATCAGCGTTGTGGCGGAGATGTTCGACATCCATCCCCAGACGCTGCGGATGTACGAGCGGGAGGGGCTGATCGAGCCGAGCCGCAGCAGCGGGAAAACACGCCTTTACTCCCGGGGGGATATCGAGCGTCTCGAGGTGATTCTGACCCTCACGCGGGAGATGGGGGTCAATCTCGCGGGCGTGGATGTGATCATGGAGCTTCGGGAGAAGCTCATGGCGGCCATGAACCGGGTGGGGGAGCTGGAAGAACTTCTGGAGAGCGACGCCCTTCGCGAGCTTCGCGATCAGATGGAACACGCCACGGCGGACATGAAGGCGCTCATTCCGGCCCGCGGCGGTCATTTGATTCGCTTGCAACGGAGAAAAACGTGA